From the genome of Triticum aestivum cultivar Chinese Spring chromosome 3B, IWGSC CS RefSeq v2.1, whole genome shotgun sequence, one region includes:
- the LOC123064331 gene encoding obtusifoliol 14-alpha demethylase-like → MEVATVNWVAFVVPIAVATIIIFISAMMARGRRRTERSPRARPPPVAAGAPLVGVLPWLLAKGPLQVIRDAHAELGSVFTVRLLRREVTFLVGPDVSSHFFQGLDSEVSQDEVSRFTVPTFGPGVAFDVDLATRREQIRFFGDAMKPAKLRTYAGLMVREVEEYFTRWGESGTVDLKQELGHLVTLVASRCLFGEEVRSKMLREAATHLRELNDGMRLVTILFPHLPIPAHRRRDRARARLGEIFSDMVRTRRESGRPVDDMLQCLIDSRYKDGRATTDTELVGMLVSALFAGQHTSSSTGTWTGARLLAGANAEHLRAAVREQERVVARHGDRVDYEVLQEMETLHRSVKEALRLHPPAMMLLRHARRSFVVRTREGDEYEVPEGRTVASPMVIHNRLPRVYRDPERYEPGRFGPGRGEDGAGGALSYTAFGGGRHACVGEAFAYMQIKVIWSHLLRNFEMEMVSPFPETDWNVVMPGPKGKVMLRYKRRKKMSPTAQITNPHTRYVL, encoded by the exons ATGGAAGTAGCAACCGTCAATTGGGTAGCATTTGTGGTTCCAATTGCCGTGGCGacgatcatcatcttcatatcGGCCATGATGgcacgaggacgacgacgaaccgaACGATCTCCACGCGCTCGTCCGCCCCCCGTGGCCGCAGGGGCTCCCCTCGTGGGGGTCCTCCCGTGGCTTCTCGCCAAGGGCCCGCTGCAAGTGATCCGCGACGCCCACGCGGAGCTGGGCAGCGTGTTCACGGTGAGGCTGCTGCGCCGCGAGGTGACCTTCCTGGTCGGTCCGGACGTGTCGAGCCATTTCTTCCAGGGGCTGGACTCGGAGGTGAGCCAGGACGAGGTCTCCCGGTTCACCGTCCCGACCTTCGGCCCCGGCGTCGCCTTCGACGTGGATCTCGCCACCCGGCGCGAGCAGATCCGCTTCTTCGGCGACGCCATGAAGCCTGCCAAGCTCAGGACCTACGCCGGCCTCATGGTGCGAGAAGTCGAG gagtaCTTTACGAGATGGGGAGAGTCGGGCACCGTCGACCTGAAGCAGGAGCTAGGGCACCTCGTCACGCTCGTCGCCAGCCGGTGCCTGTTCGGGGAGGAGGTCCGCTCCAAGATGCTCCGCGAGGCCGCCACGCACCTCCGCGAGCTCAACGACGGCATGCGCCTCGTCACCATCCTCTTCCCGCACCTGCCCATCCCGGCGCACCGCAGGCGCGACAGGGCGCGCGCTAGGCTCGGCGAGATATTCTCCGACATGGTCAGGACGCGCAGAGAATCTGGCCGCCCCGTCGACGACATGCTGCAGTGCCTCATCGATTCCAGGTACAAGGACGGCCGCGCCACGACCGACACGGAGCTCGTCGGGATGCTGGTGTCGGCGCTGTTCGCGGGGCAGCACACGAGCTCCAGCACGGGCACGTGGACCGGAGCGCGCCTCCTCGCGGGCGCCAACGCCGAGCACCTGCGCGCCGCCGTCCGGGAGCAGGAGCGGGTCGTGGCGCGGCACGGGGACCGCGTCGACTACGAGGTcctgcaggagatggagaccctcCACCGCAGCGTCAAGGAGGCCCTGCGGCTCCACCCGCCGGCGATGATGCTGCTGCGCCACGCGCGCCGTAGCTTCGTCGTCCGGACGAGGGAGGGAGACGAGTACGAGGTCCCGGAGGGGCGCACGGTCGCGAGCCCAATGGTGATCCACAACCGTCTTCCGCGCGTGTACAGGGACCCGGAGAGGTACGAGCCGGGCCGGTTCGGCCCCGGGAGAGGGGAGGACGGGGCCGGCGGGGCGCTCTCGTACACGGCCTTCGGCGGCGGGCGGCACGCGTGCGTGGGCGAGGCGTTCGCGTACATGCAGATCAAGGTGATATGGAGCCACCTGCTGAGGAACTTTGAGATGGAGATGGTGTCGCCGTTCCCGGAGACGGACTGGAACGTGGTCATGCCGGGGCCCAAGGGGAAGGTCATGCTCCGctacaagaggaggaagaagatgtcaCCCACCGCCCAAATCACCAACCCACACACACGCTATGTGCTATGA